The following proteins come from a genomic window of Pichia kudriavzevii chromosome 1, complete sequence:
- a CDS encoding uncharacterized protein (PKUD0A09290) — MQAPSTTENTLDSLWSRSSLLRLSSPTTSTSTSTSSPPSPSLPQSQSPDVYATNLSSDINQTCITVRINNSNWVYSFNDNVALLSDTDYDILDHHVSNIHEPLTEHNDSLLNGNLLNYTHNTKNTFPSQPEFNSSTSSLDLSVDEPCNTLPIFPPLRESSPNTFVNSIQNPINSNTNETNLFLNVTLTNSYMLNVSPLSSLVSTSIDDILDTLNINSQKKNSSSIHTRCQSIKFTGFSKERCILIKNLTEKGNINHKFVDKILLLVHSKNLILKFNILKSLIQTPCNFYSVNTCDLLSNWNLIVDWNFSDGDTFNVKELNIINDHNTYYLYKYFMSDFLKLLSIIGSITKFILGNDSEIDPHLEESRLLDFHKSLDNDVVKIVKEHCLLEILDANSLHEMVFFLWKTEFPLACESFSSL; from the coding sequence ATGCAGGCTCCTTCTACCACAGAAAATACATTGGATAGTCTATGGTCCAGATCCTCATTACTGCGCTTGTCCTCTCCTACAAcgtcaacatcaacatcaacatcgtCTCCACCATCTCCATCATTGCCACAATCACAATCACCAGATGTATATGCAACTAACTTGTCGTCGGATATCAACCAAACTTGTATAACTGTTAGAATCAATAACAGTAATTGGGTCTACAGCTTCAACGACAATGTAGCTTTACTTTCAGATACAGATTATGATATATTGGATCATCatgtttcaaatattcatgAACCACTAACTGAGCATAATGACTCTTTGCTTAATGGAAATTTATTAAACTATACTCATAATACGAAAAATACCTTCCCTTCACAACCTGaattcaattcatcaacctCATCATTAGACTTATCCGTTGATGAACCTTGCAACACTCTTCCCATTTTCCCACCCTTAAGGGAATCATCTCCCAACACATTTGTTAACTCGATCCAGAATCCAATAAATTCGAATACTAACGAAACAAATCTGTTTTTAAATGTCACCTTGACAAATTCCTATATGTTAAATGTAAGCCCATTGTCAAGTTTAGTCTCAACTTCGATTGATGATATATTGGATACTCTTAATATCAAttcccaaaaaaaaaatagtagCTCAATTCACACACGTTGTCAAAGTATCAAATTCACAGGATTCTCAAAGGAAAGGTGTATTCTAATCAAAAACTTGACTGAGAAGGGGAACATAAACCATAAATTTGTTGACAAGATTTTGCTGCTCGTACATTCTAAAAACCTAATCTTAAAATTTAATATTCTTAAAAGCCTAATACAAACACCTTGTAATTTCTATTCAGTTAACACATGTGatcttttatcaaattggaatttgaTTGTTGATTGGAACTTTTCTGATGGAGACACATTTAATGTGAAAGAACTCAACATCATAAATGATCATAACACTTATTATTTATACAAATATTTTATGTCcgatttcttgaaattgctATCCATCATTGGTTCGATTACCAAATTCATTTTAGGTAATGATTCGGAAATTGATCCACATTTGGAGGAATCTCGTCTACTCGATTTTCACAAATCACTAGATAATGACGTTGTTAAGATTGTTAAAGAGCATTGTCTGCTTGAAATCTTGGACGCTAACTCCCTTCATGAAATggtttttttcctttggaaaACTGAATTTCCACTCGCTTGTGAATCTTTCAGTTCCTTGTGA